The Methanomassiliicoccales archaeon genome has a segment encoding these proteins:
- a CDS encoding uracil-DNA glycosylase has translation MPFDPDCRRCPLCHGRIQVVPPTGDLSSRVALVGEAPGAKEDEMGRPFIGRAGKILDGLMGEAGLDRSSVTITNTVKCRPPKNRRPNAEEMEACRPYVLEELAGKEFVLALGLSAAEDLLGRKLVMKDAANRTFEMEVGGRPLKIMVTYHPSACIYRPPAREVLREALRAAATYL, from the coding sequence ATGCCCTTCGATCCGGACTGCCGCCGCTGCCCCCTGTGCCACGGACGCATTCAGGTGGTCCCCCCCACTGGCGACCTGTCATCAAGAGTGGCCCTGGTGGGCGAAGCGCCGGGGGCCAAAGAGGACGAGATGGGCCGACCGTTCATCGGTCGGGCAGGAAAGATCCTGGATGGACTGATGGGGGAAGCCGGTCTGGACCGGAGCTCAGTGACGATAACCAATACCGTTAAGTGCCGCCCGCCGAAGAACCGCCGTCCCAACGCCGAGGAGATGGAGGCCTGCCGTCCCTACGTCCTGGAGGAGCTGGCCGGGAAGGAGTTCGTGCTCGCGCTCGGTCTAAGCGCCGCCGAGGACCTGCTGGGCCGTAAGCTGGTCATGAAAGACGCCGCCAACCGGACGTTCGAGATGGAAGTGGGCGGAAGGCCGTTGAAGATAATGGTCACCTATCATCCCTCGGCCTGCATCTACCGTCCGCCGGCTAGAGAAGTATTGCGCGAGGCGCTGAGAGCCGCCGCTACCTACTTGTGA
- a CDS encoding ATP-dependent DNA helicase, translating to MDLFPYPPRPNQVEFVRTVERTMLDRSHLVVESGTGSGKTVCALSGALQAALARGKKVLYLTRTNSQEKQVILELRRINEKMPVFGVALQGRQGTCPLVRRDKELSAGTPEELSKICQDKRRRVLDDRPGGCRFFKGLQDVDWEQLLDHCKRTLPTAEELIDYCDSLNICPHEVMKELAREAQVVAAPYAYFFMPFIRNSLLDWMDCPMEDVLLIVDEAHNLPDYTREIESFQLSRFMLEAVAKEVEEYGDPEIWKGVSLNDVREVCRRMLDEAVQDYLIDEDGLIPPSFLEEGLMSAFTASSHSLMAMSKLIMEQGEIIRESRFAQGRLPRSYTYSLGAFLSYWFTIDEECFVKLVVGGENPCLKAYCIDPVITTSALLGCGGSLHMSGTLVPLNEYRDSIGLPAESALVTFPSPFPKENRRVFYVEDVSTKYEEMQSSPEMVEVMEDHVVQVCNGVRRNTVVFFPSYSLMDRFVADGVSRRISRKVNLEERGMAQLELMDVVTRFKKGTEGGQVLFAVMGGRISEGIDFPEDELELAIVVGIPYPRPTAKQRALLHYYELKFRKGWEYTVKGPAIRKLQQAIGRLIRTERDVGAALVLDRRITQFTDRLELVPTERPLQDIQQFFRERGK from the coding sequence GTGGACCTTTTCCCCTATCCTCCGCGCCCCAATCAGGTGGAGTTCGTGCGCACGGTGGAGCGCACCATGCTGGACCGAAGCCATCTGGTCGTAGAGAGCGGTACGGGGAGCGGTAAGACCGTCTGCGCCCTGTCCGGAGCTCTCCAGGCCGCCCTGGCCCGGGGCAAGAAGGTCCTGTACCTGACGCGAACGAACTCGCAGGAGAAACAGGTGATCCTGGAGCTGCGCCGCATCAACGAGAAGATGCCGGTGTTCGGCGTGGCCCTCCAGGGAAGGCAGGGCACCTGCCCTCTGGTCCGCCGGGACAAGGAACTAAGCGCAGGAACTCCCGAGGAACTGTCCAAGATATGCCAGGACAAGCGCCGACGGGTGTTGGACGACCGTCCCGGAGGTTGCCGGTTCTTCAAGGGGCTGCAGGATGTGGACTGGGAGCAGCTCCTGGACCACTGCAAAAGAACGCTACCCACCGCCGAGGAGCTCATCGATTATTGCGATTCCCTGAACATCTGCCCTCATGAGGTCATGAAGGAGCTGGCCAGGGAGGCCCAGGTGGTGGCCGCCCCCTACGCCTACTTCTTCATGCCCTTCATCCGCAACTCGTTGCTAGACTGGATGGACTGCCCCATGGAGGACGTCCTGCTTATCGTGGACGAGGCCCACAACCTCCCCGATTATACCAGGGAGATCGAGAGCTTCCAGCTCTCCCGATTCATGCTGGAAGCGGTGGCCAAGGAGGTGGAGGAATACGGCGACCCCGAGATCTGGAAGGGGGTCAGCCTGAACGACGTGCGGGAGGTTTGCAGGCGCATGCTGGACGAGGCGGTGCAGGACTACCTCATCGACGAGGACGGCCTCATTCCCCCCTCGTTCCTGGAGGAAGGGCTCATGTCGGCCTTCACCGCCAGCTCCCACTCCCTGATGGCCATGTCCAAACTGATCATGGAGCAGGGGGAGATTATCCGGGAATCGCGCTTCGCCCAGGGCCGGCTGCCGAGGTCCTACACGTATTCGCTGGGGGCGTTCCTCAGCTACTGGTTCACCATCGACGAGGAATGCTTCGTCAAGCTGGTGGTGGGCGGGGAGAACCCCTGCCTCAAGGCCTACTGCATCGACCCGGTGATCACCACCTCCGCCCTGCTGGGATGCGGCGGCTCCTTGCACATGTCCGGAACGCTGGTCCCCTTGAACGAATACCGCGACTCCATCGGACTTCCGGCGGAAAGCGCCCTGGTGACCTTCCCCTCCCCCTTCCCCAAGGAGAACCGCCGGGTGTTCTACGTGGAGGACGTCTCCACGAAGTACGAGGAAATGCAATCATCCCCAGAGATGGTGGAGGTCATGGAGGACCATGTGGTCCAGGTGTGCAACGGCGTGCGCCGAAACACCGTGGTCTTCTTTCCCTCCTACTCGCTCATGGACCGTTTCGTGGCCGACGGGGTCTCCCGACGCATCTCCCGCAAGGTGAATCTGGAGGAGCGGGGGATGGCCCAGCTGGAACTTATGGACGTGGTCACCCGGTTCAAAAAAGGGACCGAGGGCGGGCAGGTGCTCTTCGCGGTCATGGGCGGGAGGATAAGCGAGGGGATCGACTTCCCGGAGGACGAGCTAGAACTGGCCATCGTTGTGGGAATACCTTACCCACGGCCCACGGCCAAGCAGAGGGCGCTGCTGCACTACTACGAGCTGAAGTTCCGGAAGGGATGGGAATACACGGTGAAGGGCCCGGCCATCCGCAAACTGCAGCAGGCCATCGGCCGTCTCATCCGAACCGAGAGGGACGTCGGCGCGGCCCTGGTGCTGGACCGGCGCATAACCCAGTTCACCGACCGCCTGGAACTGGTGCCGACGGAGAGACCGCTGCAGGACATCCAGCAGTTCTTCCGCGAAAGGGGGAAGTAG
- a CDS encoding glycosyltransferase family 2 protein, with protein MDISVIIPTMNEEESIGQVIDSVHQALNGFEHEVLVVDTNSKDRTREIAVEKGAVVIEEPRRGYGRAYKTGFERAGGKVIATLDADCTYPAEDIPQLYKMLIDQDLEFITTNRFAKLEKGAMSSKHRLGNFALTFTLNLFFGVRIKDSQSGMWVFRRDILDRLLLSDDGMPMSEEIKIEAFRKVRSQEAPIIYRRRVGEVKLSSWKDGWKNMKFLFKKRFRSSHK; from the coding sequence ATGGACATCAGCGTGATCATACCCACCATGAACGAGGAGGAATCCATAGGGCAGGTCATCGACAGCGTGCACCAGGCCCTGAATGGATTCGAGCACGAGGTGCTGGTCGTGGACACCAATTCCAAGGACCGCACCCGGGAGATCGCCGTGGAGAAGGGGGCGGTGGTCATCGAGGAGCCCCGCCGGGGCTATGGACGGGCGTACAAGACCGGCTTCGAGAGGGCCGGAGGCAAGGTCATCGCCACCTTGGACGCGGACTGCACTTATCCGGCGGAGGACATCCCGCAGCTCTACAAGATGCTGATAGACCAGGACCTGGAGTTCATCACCACCAACCGCTTCGCCAAGCTGGAGAAGGGGGCCATGAGCTCCAAGCACCGGCTGGGCAATTTCGCCTTGACCTTCACCCTGAACCTGTTCTTTGGCGTTAGGATAAAGGACTCACAGAGCGGGATGTGGGTGTTCCGTCGGGACATACTGGACCGCCTTCTCCTTAGCGACGATGGCATGCCCATGTCCGAGGAGATCAAGATAGAGGCGTTCCGCAAGGTCCGCAGCCAGGAGGCTCCCATCATCTACCGTCGGAGGGTGGGCGAGGTGAAGTTATCCAGCTGGAAGGACGGCTGGAAGAACATGAAGTTCCTTTTCAAGAAGCGCTTCCGCAGCTCTCACAAGTAG
- a CDS encoding CDP-2,3-bis-(O-geranylgeranyl)-sn-glycerol synthase: MDLLLLILLGFWLMLPSLLPNSAAVVFGGGRPVDGRRSWKGKRLLGDGKTWRGLIGGICAGISLGIIQLYIAFPFDRLHFFGFGGFPENLGVVVVLATGSLLGDMAGSFVKRRLDIGRGDKALITDQYTFLLGSFVLVIAAFPDWFLDHFWRDYGWVSLLAILIITPVLHRGVNIIGYKLGLKKVPW, encoded by the coding sequence ATGGACCTCCTTCTGCTGATTCTCCTGGGATTCTGGCTGATGCTGCCCTCCTTGCTGCCCAATTCGGCGGCGGTAGTGTTCGGCGGCGGCCGGCCAGTGGACGGAAGAAGGTCGTGGAAAGGCAAGCGGCTGCTGGGGGATGGCAAGACCTGGCGAGGGCTCATCGGGGGCATTTGCGCCGGCATCTCGTTAGGCATAATCCAGCTTTACATCGCCTTCCCCTTCGACCGCCTGCATTTCTTCGGCTTTGGAGGTTTCCCGGAGAACCTGGGCGTGGTGGTGGTGCTGGCCACCGGTTCGCTCCTGGGGGACATGGCCGGTTCCTTCGTCAAGAGGCGGCTGGACATCGGCAGGGGAGACAAGGCGCTGATCACGGACCAGTACACCTTCCTGCTCGGCTCTTTCGTCCTGGTGATCGCGGCCTTTCCCGACTGGTTCCTGGACCATTTCTGGCGGGACTACGGGTGGGTGTCCTTGCTCGCCATCCTCATCATCACCCCGGTGCTGCACCGCGGCGTGAACATAATAGGCTACAAACTGGGACTGAAGAAGGTCCCCTGGTGA
- a CDS encoding glycosyltransferase, which produces MLVSIVLKIRNEEDNIADAIDSLVVQESPVEIILVDGSSTDRTREIVKEYESRYPFVHLYVAGRTRGDSLNFGLSKATADIIALTDGDCIANPNWIKEIRRCIVEKGADMVAGRSINIGLSAWETLDRVELYNKGFDCTWPGCNLAFRRQVFETIGGVDPWFITAEDVDFNIRATNAGFNIVHNPKAIIYNRTRGTVYGFFNQAFWNGVGRKQLTMKHGNLWSKYDPLRMFRQRMTFWAFLRLGFAWMGYIAFKLFGGGQKTPA; this is translated from the coding sequence ATGCTCGTCTCCATCGTCCTCAAGATCAGGAATGAGGAGGACAATATAGCCGATGCCATAGACTCCCTAGTGGTGCAGGAGAGCCCCGTCGAGATCATTTTGGTAGATGGCAGCAGCACCGATCGCACGCGGGAAATCGTCAAGGAGTACGAATCCCGTTACCCGTTCGTCCACCTTTACGTGGCTGGTCGGACCAGGGGAGATAGTCTGAACTTTGGGCTGAGCAAGGCCACGGCAGACATCATCGCCCTGACCGACGGGGACTGCATCGCCAATCCCAATTGGATCAAGGAGATACGACGCTGTATCGTGGAAAAAGGGGCGGACATGGTGGCGGGCAGGTCCATCAACATCGGCCTAAGCGCCTGGGAGACGCTGGACCGGGTCGAACTGTACAACAAGGGATTCGACTGCACCTGGCCCGGATGCAATCTGGCCTTCCGCCGCCAGGTCTTCGAGACCATCGGCGGTGTGGACCCCTGGTTCATTACCGCGGAGGACGTAGATTTTAACATCAGGGCCACCAACGCCGGCTTCAACATCGTCCACAATCCCAAGGCCATAATCTACAACCGTACCCGGGGGACCGTCTACGGTTTCTTCAACCAGGCCTTTTGGAACGGGGTCGGAAGGAAACAGTTGACCATGAAGCACGGGAACCTGTGGTCCAAGTACGACCCCTTGAGAATGTTCCGTCAACGTATGACCTTCTGGGCCTTCCTTAGACTGGGATTCGCCTGGATGGGCTATATCGCCTTCAAGCTCTTCGGCGGTGGACAGAAAACACCGGCCTGA
- a CDS encoding MTH1187 family thiamine-binding protein has protein sequence MIVEFSIIPVGVGSSLSSYVAECVRIVRESGLVYELTSMGTVLEGEGDEVIPVVMRCHERVMQMSERAVTIIKIDDRRNWHGGMDRKVRSVEEKL, from the coding sequence ATGATAGTGGAATTCTCGATCATCCCTGTCGGGGTAGGCTCCAGCCTCAGTTCGTATGTGGCCGAATGCGTGCGCATCGTCAGGGAGAGCGGTCTGGTGTATGAGCTGACGTCCATGGGCACCGTGCTCGAGGGGGAGGGCGACGAGGTCATTCCGGTGGTAATGCGCTGCCATGAACGGGTGATGCAGATGAGCGAAAGGGCCGTGACTATCATCAAGATCGACGACCGGCGAAATTGGCATGGCGGGATGGATAGGAAGGTGCGCAGCGTGGAGGAGAAGCTCTGA
- the pyrE gene encoding orotate phosphoribosyltransferase — MSEELKKALVGCGAILYGDFTLASGKKSKYYIDIKKATTDPKVLGLVADLMAKEMGQEVQRIAGVALGSVPLAVALSLRTGIPFVMVRKEKKDHGTGKLIEGQLDPGEKVLVVEDVITSAGSAVYAVETLRQAGAVVDRVMSVVDREEGGREVLKKMEVEMKALLTASKILGN; from the coding sequence ATGAGCGAAGAACTCAAGAAAGCGCTGGTGGGTTGCGGGGCCATCCTCTACGGGGATTTCACCCTGGCCTCGGGCAAGAAGAGCAAGTACTACATCGACATAAAGAAGGCCACCACCGACCCCAAGGTGCTTGGTCTGGTCGCAGACCTCATGGCCAAGGAGATGGGGCAAGAGGTGCAGCGCATCGCCGGCGTGGCCCTCGGCTCTGTGCCGCTAGCCGTGGCCCTGTCGCTCCGGACGGGCATCCCTTTCGTCATGGTGCGCAAGGAGAAGAAGGACCACGGGACCGGCAAGCTGATCGAGGGACAGCTCGACCCTGGCGAGAAGGTGCTGGTGGTGGAGGACGTCATAACCTCGGCCGGTTCGGCGGTCTACGCGGTGGAGACGCTGCGACAGGCCGGAGCGGTCGTGGACAGGGTCATGTCCGTGGTGGACCGCGAGGAAGGCGGAAGAGAGGTCCTGAAGAAAATGGAAGTGGAGATGAAAGCGCTGCTCACCGCCAGCAAGATCTTGGGGAACTGA